In one Arenibacter antarcticus genomic region, the following are encoded:
- a CDS encoding DUF1080 domain-containing protein: MKNNFYNSVPVLTLIMVLSLFLNSCGTASNLKWEQMYNGKDLSNWKIKIRNHELGDNFANTFQVNDGNIQVRYDEYTNFDEQFGHLFYEKPFSSYLIGVEYRFVGDQVKGGPGWAYRNSGIMVHGQDPAEMTLDQDFPNSIEVQLLGGNGKDERSNANLCTPGTQYVKDGKVMKPHCANSTSKTFQGDQWVRVEVLVLNDSLIVHYANGEEVMRYNRPQLDPVKGEEEGQLLKGGTISLQSESHPVDFRKVEIVNLEKVADDPVKLQQAIDKLMAEKRIPQQ, translated from the coding sequence ATGAAAAACAACTTTTACAATTCTGTTCCGGTGCTAACTTTAATTATGGTGCTATCTCTCTTTCTAAATAGCTGTGGTACTGCGTCTAATTTAAAGTGGGAGCAAATGTATAATGGGAAAGACCTAAGCAATTGGAAAATTAAGATCAGGAACCATGAATTGGGTGATAATTTCGCCAATACTTTTCAGGTAAATGATGGAAACATACAAGTGCGTTACGATGAATACACCAATTTTGATGAGCAATTTGGACATCTGTTCTACGAGAAGCCATTTTCTTCCTATCTCATAGGTGTAGAGTACCGCTTTGTTGGGGATCAAGTGAAGGGAGGTCCTGGTTGGGCCTATAGGAATAGTGGGATAATGGTACACGGCCAAGATCCCGCAGAAATGACCTTAGACCAAGATTTTCCAAATTCCATAGAAGTACAGCTATTGGGTGGGAACGGAAAGGACGAGCGCTCTAATGCCAACCTTTGTACCCCCGGAACCCAATATGTAAAAGATGGCAAAGTAATGAAACCACATTGCGCCAATTCTACCTCCAAAACCTTTCAGGGTGACCAATGGGTACGGGTAGAAGTATTGGTTTTGAACGATTCCTTAATTGTACACTACGCCAATGGTGAAGAAGTAATGCGCTACAACAGGCCCCAGTTAGACCCTGTAAAAGGTGAAGAGGAAGGACAACTATTAAAAGGTGGTACTATTTCCCTTCAAAGTGAAAGTCATCCAGTAGACTTCAGAAAAGTCGAAATAGTAAACTTGGAGAAAGTTGCGGATGATCCAGTAAAGCTTCAGCAAGCCATTGACAAATTAATGGCTGAAAAACGCATTCCACAACAGTAA